TGATTGAAGGCATCCGGCCCGGCATCAAAAAGATAAGTAAAAGACGATGGCAATTTTCTAACCTACCGTTGCCCGCCACGTACAATCAATGTCATATGTTTGCACCATCATAATAACGTTAACGATCATTAACGACACGTCAAAGGGTGCTTGATGCAGTTTTACACCACAGCCGTACAAAAATGGCTATTACTAATGAACATACTAAGCTACTGATATGCGCAGCTGGTATATTTGTGTGCTACTTTTATTTTGGTATGTTACAAGAGAAAATCACGCGTGGACAGTACGGCGACGGAGAAAATCATGAGAAATTTACGTACATGTTCGCATTAGTCTTCGTTCAGTGTCTGGTGAATTATGTATTTGCCAAAACGATTCTGCTAACGATAATGAAGCAGGGTGAAGACACCACGTCGAATATGTACTATGCAGTGTCCTCCCTGACGTATCTTCTCGCTATGGTATGCAGTAACATGGCATTGCAGTTTATCAACTATCCAACACAGGTTATCGGCAAAGCCGGCAAACCTATACCTGTGATGGTGCTCGGTGTATTGTTAGGAAAAAAGGTATACAATTAAAAGGAGTATTTTATGCCCCTATACATTCCAGTGAGAAATAGTAATGaaatcgacgtcgaatcgacatcaaaatgatgaatTCGACATTGAATCAATGTCGATTAGACATcgatttaatcattttttactgGGATAGTCTTTCCTTGAGGAATGAAGATTCCTTGTCTGTGAAAGATTTTTGTCTCGCGTATGGTAAAATAGTATAGTATACGAGACAAAGATAGatgaacaaaaaaatctttatttctcaaGGAAGGCCTATAAATGCAGGCATTAGTCTGTAAAACATAGCCTATAGAAAAAGTAACCtacttttggaaatttttttaaaggaactTGCTATGCATATGTTTCTACACATCTACTTGTATATATTAGGGTTAGATTCCAAATCATCCTTTCCAAAGAAAACTACTTGAAATATATAGTACACATAACGTATACtgtattgagtaaaatttttcttggagaggatgttttggaatgtaatttaagtatatattaagTATCTACAAAtagattaatgtttattattatttttttttattaagattgtGGATAGTAACTAATTGAATAGTTGATAGTTAAAAAgctaataacttttaacttataaGAGAACATAACCATAGATGAAAGAAATAcatgtttcttatttttgtctatatcttttaacatattcaacatattcaaagtttattaaaattacagagACACTTGGTTATGTTTccttgttaattaattttaaataagttaattttaaatttaactagttatttttaaaatacataggTCTATATTCTAAACTCagttttatcaataaatgtgcttttaaagatatatagttcacaatacatatattatgGAATCTCagaaataaatgtacatatttattgttaagtaTGAGTTAAAAATATGAACCATGTActtattaaactttttcttaaattaaaaataatataatctatataaaaattgtaaaagaaaaaaaaaataaacatttttgttattttcatagATCTGGACTGAAAGATTTTCAATTTGGTACCAgtttaataaaacattgaatgaatatttttagttttagtttCCACTTCTTGATCAATGAAGAAAACTAgaactataaaaattataaaaagataaataataagattcACAGCAAGTAAGGGCCAAGCGCTGATCATGGTactcaaatatatttataaattaatacattatatcTGTCTGGTGAGTTAGCAATGAGCTCTTCCATTAGCAGAACACAAACGAAAAATTAGCTATTGTcatgaataataaaatgataaaatttgtcATAGTCaatccaataaaaaattaataaatgaaagtaagattaaatgtaaaaaaaaatttggaaacaaaGAATGGAAATTTAAGGATATAGAGCACTTAATGGCTCAGCATGGAATAATAATCGGCAACATGTCAAGATATTAGAGATGAAAATCATTTTTAGTTAGGTGGCTAATTTCcgaattattgcaattttaaacaTCAACTTATACTTATTGGTGAAATATACGAATCACACCttatagcaaaatattatataatgttgcaTTTTTTGGCTCTCTTATGATTTTACCGACGTTTTTTTTCGCATTTTTGTTTAGTTATTATTTCTATGAAGATGATTCAAAGCATGAGTCgaaatgtatgtaattatatagtTCACATGGagatataatgtattaaaaaatattaatacatatcatcttgattgaaaaaaaatacagatttttaggcgcgcgcacacatataggcgcctttttttacttttttttgaaaaggtaattttgtactgatatcatgTGTTTTGtagtgtgtatacacacacacacacacacacacacacacacacacacacacacaatatgtatacatacaggGGGAAAAGTACCAGAACAGCGAAATATCCTTAAAACTaagtattttagaaaaaagtgtttcagataaaagttgtagggtttcaaaagatctatttactaatattatcagtaCTAATATTATCACTATCAGGTCAAACTggtaatattagtaaatagactttttgaaaccctacaacttttatctgaaacacttttttctaaaatacttagtttttgagatattttgttgttccggtacttttcccccactctgtatatatatatatatctgtgtgtgtgtgtgtgtgtacacccACCACCcaccacccacccacccacacacacacacacacacacacacacacacacacacacacacacacacacacaggcgcGCGCGCATATGAATGtgtatatgtgaatatatttatatatatttggttTCCAAAAAGCATGGTACAATCACTTTAAACGTCTCTGGACAGCAAAGTACTGGCCTTAGAGAGTTGTGCCCATTGAGACTTTTGTTTGGGACGTCGAGAACGACAACATATTTCAATTGCAGTCAATTTAACATAGGGCCATTTTCCATAAGGATTCTGCGGcatcttttcaaaaattcaaatttatgttttttttttttgtaaaaattacagtttttttacgattttctaATAGATCTAGTTACTTATCCAAAACGGGAGGAgtgtaaaatttaagaaatgacttttttcaatatttattctattaaactttatatgtgtgtatgtagagaaagaaataaaaattaaaaaatatattattacaatatattacatgtattacaatatattacacatattacaatatgttacatattaaaataaattaatatgatgtTTTATATATAGTGAGTGAACGAGATAGAGaggaagaaatattaaaaagtataatatgtatCAAGGAGAATGTGAGGTAATTTTGATTAACataaggtgtctaaaattgaaaattgatatttgtCACGATATATTTCGAATCCTGCGCAGAGAAGCCTCCTTCTCCACAACATCATATAGTATTCTAATTTTAGTAGACAGAATGTGTACGAGTAACGTACGTAAACGAACTTGTTCAAATGTGTTTTGTCCGATTTAATATAAgattacttacaaaaaaattacatactaTAAGAGTTCCATTGTCCCCAACAAAACTTTTTTGCCATGCCATTTGAACTGTAATTGactaaaaaagttgatcaattaTGAACAATCAATAGTGgagattttacattttttttacaccaTAGTCCGAAccttctattttattttgtcttcaCATCTGAAACGATTAAAATTTCATAGGAAATCTCCCAGATCCCTTTATGTGTTAGggataaaacataaatattgtactaaaaaaaaaaattataaaatttgatctacgtaaaaaatacaatatattttaattttgatgaccAACGGTGAAagatatttcaaatatgtaGTTCCATTGTGAAGTCGATTGATGCATTAGTTAGTTTGTCTAAAATCgtgtatcaattttaaaaacagttttaagaAAAACGCGCTTAATTTTTTGCGtacaatttaatcattttaatcatatatttttaatatgtaaatttcagTAGTTTCAAAAATACGAGCGATTTCTCTTGTGACTTTATGGATACACGTACATGCGCGCGCCTGATTTTAGTAGGGCGATGTGGGATAAAGTGGATAAGTTTGTGTTTGCCTTCataaaagtgtcaaaaaattgaatttttgaacaatcaaTGTTGTTTTTATTAGAGGACGAAAAAaactaactttttataattgcgaattttcatagttttaattttaagttgtatttttagctattttttaaaaacgaaaaattttggGCTTTTGAAAAAATGGTAGGGTAAAGGAATAGGTGGAATACCAAAGAAATTCAGTCAAAAACCAACTTAAATCAacatttatgtttaattaatacttctaaataatgaataattgaaaatagagcAATAAAATCCTTCCCTCTTTCTATAATGGCTATAGCATTTAAACTTATAATTCTTTGATGGTTCGCAGCTACTGTCACATTAtagtaatgtttaatattaaattttttccgtgtataagtaataacattcgaaataattaataaaatctcttGATTTGCACTAATCCTAcaagaaaacatgaaaaacccACTTTACTCCACAATGTTAATTTGCACGCCATCATTCATTACCGAAACTAGATTAagtttctacaacattttttattatttagaaaaataatagaaaaacgaTAACTGCACATAATTTTCCTTTGTTGAACACTTAAAAAACTTGCTTAAATCATGAGTATTATGaacacaagaaaaattttatgaaaataacttttatgatcGACCTCGTACAGCAACAAAATGTTTGTACACAAACTCCAATGGCTAATTGAAACATGAACTGTCATGATAAGCAACAGATGACAGTTTTCGTTTTGCTCTGAATTCACTATTACCTAGAAATTTTGATAGTGTCCCACTTTACCCCACATCACCCTACTCAAAAATTGGGGTATTCACTCTTGAATTTTGGTGTATGTACAATTCGATAGAATCCatagaattttttgaagttcGATGAAGTCCGACAAAGTTTGGCATAATCTGATGAAATCCATGACAGTTCATGAAATCCAGTGAAGTCTTGTTATTAGAAGTCCAAATGTACACCGATTTTTTAAGTGATTATCGTCTTATCAAAAACCCATAGCTACCTACTTGTGAAACTTAAAACTTATGAAGGCACAGTGAATGTTCCGATTTTGACCTGCGCGCCGCTTTGCATAATAGTAAATTTCACAATTTtccgaattttttaataaaaatttaaggatagatttttaaaagtgtgtgtgtgcgtgcgtgcgtgcgtgcgtgcgtgcgcgcgtgtgtgtgtgtattttcataaaattatttttataaaaaattgattttttgattcttgaaacgataataataataataatagctttATTAAGTACTCTGGTTTACATGATTAAAGTAGAAATAATAATgtcttcttaaataaaaaatctaaaagcaTGGTCTTATCTAGAATTTTTGTGCAAGGAGaagttttttaaaacaattcctAAAAATAGGTCACTTTTTACATCTATATTTATCAAGATAGTCCTTTGCACAttgaattttttctgtttttaattgtcatatttTCCTTGCAGGTATATCCAATTAGAAAGTATGTATTCATTTTCCTGATCGTCGTTGGAGTTACATTGTTTATGTACAAGGACAGTAATGTGTCTAAAAAGCAAGTGGAATCACAATTATCAGTTGgagaattattattactattatcttTGACGATGGATGGATTAACAAGTGCGGTGCAAGAACGAATGCGGGCGGAGCACAAGTCGAAGTCAGGTCACATGATGCTTAATATGAATTTTTGGTCCTTTATATTTAGTGGGACAGTGATCACTATTTCCGGAGAATTGGTtgaatttattcatttcttgcAAAGATATCCTGCCACTATATGGCATATAACGACGTTTTCCATAGCCGGAGCATTtggacaatattttatatttctaacagTAGCTGAATTTGGTCCATTGCCATGTTCAATTATAACCACTACTAGGAAATTTTTTACTGTTCTAGGCTCTATTTTAATTTTCGGTAATAATCTCTCTCTTAGACAATGGTTAAGTACATTTATAGTGTTTTCAGGTTTATTCCTGGATGCTATGTATGGTAAAGACAAAAGTAAGAAGAGTACCGCAAAATAGAATGTGATAATTATCTCAACAGTGCACTTACTTAAGTATTCCTGTCAGATCTGTTGAAagcaaattttgaaagaaacatGTGTGACAAATTTTATCCACAGTAATGCTAGTAGAAATATAACAGAATTTGCGAATGGAATGGCAGATTAACTGCAGAAACTGAACGAAATCTATTGTAgccattttaaataatgtattttatttaaatcttttatttgaaatgaCGATTCTTGCTTTCACAGTCAGATTACATTGGCAAATTTAGTGttcttagtttaaaaaaattctcggaaattttagagaaaaaatagtttttttccttgtatttttttaagtttttcttttaaaatattaccttTTTGGCTTTTACAGATCTTTATTGACCTCGaagtcaataatttaaaattttttttaaaaagaaaaactaataAGAACTCTAATAAGTAAGTAATTCATTGATAGCCTATTGCCATTATTACAGTCGTATTTTTctatattgaaagaaaaaacaaataaaaaattaatttttttctttaattttatttccagaaaattaacattattaccATATTATCACAGTTgtatttttcggaaaaaattgaaaattgatttttttctcaattttccaGAAAATTAAGAATACTTGGCTAATTAGGTTCTGGTAGTAAAACACGAGTTTATTATAGAAGCAGATAATATTGGATTTGTTGCAATATCTGAGAAAATTTGCTGCCAATCTGTTATATTGTAAGCAGTTTGCTTATTGGATGACAGGCACTTTTAAGTGTATATTTCCATTTAAGAGTTTATGTTGTTGTATCACAacagtaatttataatttgctaTAAATATATTCTAAGGTTTCTAATAATAGATACGAATTAAtgaataattgttttttctattaatatttttgtaaatgataaaaaatgagCAAGTGTTCTTGTGTGAAAGAGAATTGTGTAATTTTCTACAATTGCACGTAATTAATTCAATGTTTAAggcattgaaaaataaacatgtgtttataatcaaatattttgaacaatCCTTTTTATTATTCTGTCTTCAGGTATCAAGAAAGCTACTATTGAGCTAttcatatttgtattaatatactGTAATTTGCCATCGAGATTTCTGCACAAGAGTTTTCCTTATTACATACATATTGAATTATGATATCAGAAACAAAAACTTATGTAAATTTTTCCTTGcactgtatataaaaataaatgataaatgtacacacacacgcacgcgcccATAATAAAATAACCacaaagaaaattgtttaagaaaaaaataaaattaaaattgattttgtttttgaaatttataatttaatataactataATGAAGAATCAGGAGTTTTAGATATCTTGGGCACAATATCTATATAATTTGGagcaaaatttttcactttttattatcCACTCATTTTGATTTCTCATTTTGAAACTTTCATGAGCGTTTATTTATcgattaaagaattatttggtTATGGAAAATGTCAAGTTTATATgaatgtttacattatttctgtTGCTTGAGTTTTTCGAAAAATCGCAATAGTTACTAAGGGTACGTATTATAGAACTTCTCGGAATAGATTTTGATCGGaattgttcaattaaatttatatttctcaaattcCTATTTTTTAGGGAAAACGAAATAATTGCGATCATTTCTATTCCGAATAGGGCATGTATTAtggaatttttcagaattttaatcaaaattattcaattattttctagatttctattgtgttttacAGGGAAGATGAAATAATTCTGATTGAAATCCTACCTGAGCAGTTCCATAAGACATGCCTAGGATACATATAGAACTGCTTGGAATGGATTCCAATTGGTTCGTTTGTTTCTTCATTATATGGCCTTTGACTTTCTAACGACTACAAATTGATCAGAATCGATGTTTGCACTATTactgtattatttttgtaaagtaTACAGAGACTACACTGGCAATTCGAAGTGTTggtttattgtattaataaccTTTAACAATTTTTCAGACAAAACACGTTTAAATATGCTTAATAGTGCTTCCTCACGagacttataattttttttttttttttaatgacttgGATTTCAAATTCGTATGAATCGCTACCATGATTGTATTGATGTCaagtattgtattaaatattttggtcGCGTTATCAATTTATGATTCCGGTTGAAATTATTCTGTTATCCCTAGAAAACAATAGAAATctagaaaataattgaataattctagAACTTTTGGAATCCATTCCGAAAAGTTCTATAATACGTACTCTGGGTCCAATCAgaattatttaactattttctagattttattgtaaatattctaTTCTAGGGAAAAACGGAACGTGtgcatgcgtgtgcgtgtgtgtgcgtgtgtgtgtgcgtgcgtgcgttcgtgtgtgtgtgtgtgtgtgtgtgtgtgcgcgtgcgtgcgtgcgtgtgtgcgtgtgcgcgtgtgcgtgtgcgtgtgtgtgtgtgtgtgtgtgtgtaacatatatatacaggatggaTCTTAATAAAGTCGAACTAGGTTTTTGTCTTATGAGAAAAATTGCTGACTGCACCAACGTTATTTTGGCTTTAAGCGAGACTTAAACATTTATccatctttatctttctttctaaataaataaagacaagTACGTACTTAAGTCAAAATAACGTTGGTGCAATCAGGCTTAAATTGATTAAACAAGCAATAGGTAATTTTTAAGGTAAAAATCTGATTCAAATATTAAGAATCAtcctttatattattattattagtattattgtAGGTATAATACAGTTTATGGGTAAGTAAAGTGGACTAATTTGAGTCGAAAAGTTATCTgctattttgcaaattttacaatagttaCTGAGACATtggcttagtttacaccgagcgTTTAGTTCGCCACCTATACCCTATATTTGACCCAAACATGGTACATCACGACGATGTATGCAAACAGTTGTGAACTTGTTTAGGTCAGGTAACTTTTCGCGATCCCTGACCTATCTTAGATGTCAAA
The window above is part of the Solenopsis invicta isolate M01_SB chromosome 8, UNIL_Sinv_3.0, whole genome shotgun sequence genome. Proteins encoded here:
- the LOC105203337 gene encoding solute carrier family 35 member B1, with the translated sequence MAITNEHTKLLICAAGIFVCYFYFGMLQEKITRGQYGDGENHEKFTYMFALVFVQCLVNYVFAKTILLTIMKQGEDTTSNMYYAVSSLTYLLAMVCSNMALQFINYPTQVIGKAGKPIPVMVLGVLLGKKVYPIRKYVFIFLIVVGVTLFMYKDSNVSKKQVESQLSVGELLLLLSLTMDGLTSAVQERMRAEHKSKSGHMMLNMNFWSFIFSGTVITISGELVEFIHFLQRYPATIWHITTFSIAGAFGQYFIFLTVAEFGPLPCSIITTTRKFFTVLGSILIFGNNLSLRQWLSTFIVFSGLFLDAMYGKDKSKKSTAK